A genomic window from Thermodesulfobacteriota bacterium includes:
- a CDS encoding type II toxin-antitoxin system HicB family antitoxin has protein sequence MHNEFTAIIEKDDDWYIAYCPEIPGANGQGRTIEECRKSLMDAINLILEDRREDSLRGMPEDAIKDVVVIE, from the coding sequence ATGCACAACGAATTTACCGCTATAATCGAAAAAGACGATGATTGGTACATAGCATACTGCCCGGAGATCCCCGGCGCTAATGGGCAGGGTAGAACAATAGAGGAGTGTCGAAAAAGCCTTATGGATGCTATTAACTTAATTCTAGAAGACCGCAGAGAAGATTCATTAAGGGGAATGCCCGAGGATGCGATTAAAGATGTGGTTGTCATTGAATGA
- a CDS encoding chlorite dismutase family protein → MSIENDDTQLDLSEKGRRKDGTVITLDRRLFMQFFAFGNCRDTTSLIQALEDSKIDGALYLDINDPSGVGLISMEEDPDLFVTRTRSFLNQAAFQELVPKPEYTMLGRTYSFGYEPDLEETLIKEPRRRVLDPKLAWAVWYPLQRGKGFETLSEEIQRAVLGEHGKIGFKFGKAGYAKDIRLACHGLDKNDNDFIIGLLGKELYPLSCVVQSMRKTKQTAMYLDSLGPFFIGKAIWQSKL, encoded by the coding sequence ATGTCTATAGAAAATGACGACACTCAACTTGACCTGAGCGAGAAGGGAAGAAGGAAAGATGGAACTGTAATAACACTAGACCGGAGATTGTTCATGCAATTCTTTGCGTTCGGAAACTGCAGGGATACCACATCTTTAATTCAAGCCCTGGAAGATTCAAAAATAGACGGTGCACTCTATCTGGATATCAATGACCCCAGTGGAGTGGGTCTCATATCAATGGAAGAAGACCCTGATCTTTTTGTAACTAGAACCCGATCTTTCCTGAATCAAGCTGCTTTTCAAGAATTGGTCCCAAAGCCAGAATATACAATGCTTGGTCGTACTTACTCATTCGGATACGAACCCGATTTGGAGGAAACCCTTATAAAAGAGCCCCGCAGGAGGGTCCTTGACCCAAAGTTGGCCTGGGCCGTATGGTATCCACTTCAGAGAGGTAAAGGCTTTGAAACACTCTCAGAAGAAATACAGCGTGCGGTATTGGGTGAACACGGAAAAATCGGCTTTAAATTTGGCAAAGCTGGCTATGCCAAAGACATTCGCCTCGCCTGTCATGGATTGGATAAAAACGACAATGATTTTATCATTGGCCTTTTGGGGAAAGAACTATATCCGCTATCCTGCGTTGTACAGTCAATGAGAAAAACAAAACAAACTGCGATGTATCTTGACTCTTTAGGTCCGTTCTTCATAGGAAAGGCCATATGGCAGAGTAAACTCTGA
- a CDS encoding cyclic nucleotide-binding domain-containing protein — translation MAYILVNLGYFFMCLALAAKDILLLRSILILGQISLVSFGYFSDNLFVSLWNVLFFGINSFHVVRLLRDRRKIELPSELQDLYDKTFSTMSTREFLLFWNMGRIEKREGDRMIREGEHQKELVLILSGSLNVMKAGELIAELARGSFVAEMSFFTGNPASADVFANGAVEYIVWNQEKLRNLNQINPQLFIKIQNVLAKDLAHKIRSTPNQDKS, via the coding sequence ATGGCATATATACTCGTCAATCTGGGGTATTTTTTCATGTGCCTGGCCCTGGCGGCTAAGGATATCCTTTTATTACGGAGCATCTTAATATTGGGGCAAATAAGCCTGGTTTCATTCGGTTATTTTTCTGATAATTTATTTGTTTCACTTTGGAATGTGTTGTTTTTTGGAATAAATTCGTTTCATGTAGTTCGTCTTCTAAGGGACCGCAGGAAAATCGAGCTACCTTCCGAGCTTCAGGATCTATACGACAAGACATTCAGCACTATGAGCACGAGGGAGTTCTTATTGTTTTGGAATATGGGAAGAATTGAAAAGAGAGAAGGGGATCGGATGATCCGGGAGGGAGAGCATCAAAAAGAACTTGTACTTATCTTGTCGGGTTCTTTGAATGTGATGAAGGCTGGAGAACTAATAGCTGAGCTAGCGAGAGGAAGTTTCGTGGCAGAGATGAGCTTTTTCACCGGCAATCCCGCGTCGGCTGATGTTTTTGCAAATGGGGCAGTCGAGTATATCGTATGGAATCAGGAGAAATTGAGGAATTTAAATCAGATAAATCCTCAATTATTCATAAAGATTCAAAATGTATTGGCAAAGGATCTTGCCCATAAGATTAGGTCAACACCAAATCAGGATAAATCATAG
- a CDS encoding DUF1579 domain-containing protein, which translates to MCASYLLKTFIYSVFILAIGFLTTSVVGTAEEKSAGESQSKENNATDQNQDSEMEKWKEYAAPNENHKVLDAFAGNWDYTVKWWSSRSSEPEISKGTSEVKWIMGGRFLEQTAQGTSMGQPFEGMGITGYDNAKKEYVSMWIDNMGTGLMTSSGKYEPSTKTFEEKGTFTQPEMGETTFRGVTKIINDDKFVYEMYTKDKDWKEYKALEIIYTRKK; encoded by the coding sequence ATGTGCGCATCATATCTATTAAAAACATTTATCTATTCAGTGTTCATTCTAGCAATCGGTTTTCTTACTACATCGGTTGTAGGCACGGCTGAAGAGAAATCGGCAGGAGAATCTCAATCGAAAGAGAATAATGCTACAGATCAAAATCAAGACTCAGAGATGGAAAAATGGAAGGAATATGCAGCTCCCAACGAAAACCACAAAGTTTTAGATGCATTTGCAGGGAACTGGGATTATACGGTAAAGTGGTGGTCTTCCCGAAGTTCTGAACCGGAGATATCAAAAGGAACCAGTGAGGTTAAATGGATAATGGGTGGACGTTTCCTGGAGCAAACTGCCCAGGGTACATCGATGGGACAACCCTTTGAAGGAATGGGCATTACCGGATATGACAACGCTAAAAAAGAATATGTTTCTATGTGGATAGATAACATGGGCACGGGTCTCATGACTTCTAGTGGCAAATATGAGCCTTCAACAAAAACCTTCGAAGAAAAGGGAACATTTACACAACCTGAAATGGGTGAAACAACTTTTAGAGGTGTGACAAAAATTATCAACGACGATAAATTCGTGTATGAAATGTACACAAAAGACAAAGACTGGAAGGAATACAAGGCGCTAGAAATTATTTATACGAGAAAAAAGTAA
- a CDS encoding YihY/virulence factor BrkB family protein: MIAEKMGEFVKKLNNFLSKELWHIDLSSLNRFKAFFIIVIRLIYVTIRESYKNELSLRAMSLVYTTIIAIVPLLAFSFSVLKAFGVVDTQLEPILSNFLAPLGEKGTALTQKILEFINNIKVGVLGSLGLLFLVYTVISLIQKTESSLNFIWGIEKGRSFTRRFTDYLSVILIGPVFIFTALGITATLMSHAIVDKITSIEPFGTAIFFFTGTILPYIIVSVVFTFIYSVMPNTQVKSLSALLGGVVAGICWQSSGWIFASFVASSTQYATIYSGFAVIILFMIWLYISWLIFLIGGEISYCHQNLNFLILQKEAVTISNRLKEKITFLIMYLIGYNFYNNKDNFTLVSLAQKFEIPEEHIQESLTYLMNKKLIIETTNDPPSYVPAKDLETIKLYEIIEAVRENEEDSKMIEEKFIKMPAVDTVTKKVNDAIYDALGEENLRNVIISQDDEPRI, from the coding sequence ATGATAGCTGAAAAAATGGGAGAATTCGTAAAAAAATTAAATAACTTTCTCTCTAAAGAGTTATGGCATATCGATCTTTCCTCCCTCAATAGATTCAAAGCATTCTTTATTATAGTTATAAGGCTAATATACGTAACAATTCGCGAATCTTATAAGAACGAACTCAGCCTTAGGGCTATGAGTCTTGTTTATACAACAATAATTGCTATTGTCCCACTTCTTGCTTTCAGTTTCTCGGTTCTAAAGGCATTCGGAGTTGTTGATACCCAACTGGAACCTATTCTTTCCAATTTTCTTGCACCCCTCGGAGAAAAGGGAACTGCATTAACACAGAAAATTCTAGAATTCATCAATAATATAAAGGTTGGTGTATTGGGATCCCTAGGTCTTCTGTTCCTCGTTTACACTGTTATCTCACTAATTCAGAAAACTGAAAGTTCACTAAATTTCATATGGGGAATAGAAAAAGGAAGGAGCTTTACTAGAAGATTTACCGATTATTTAAGCGTAATTCTCATAGGACCTGTTTTTATTTTTACTGCATTAGGTATTACAGCAACTTTAATGAGTCACGCGATTGTAGATAAAATAACTTCAATTGAGCCTTTTGGCACAGCTATCTTTTTCTTTACAGGTACCATCCTTCCATACATCATCGTATCAGTAGTTTTTACGTTCATTTACTCAGTAATGCCTAACACTCAAGTTAAATCCCTGTCTGCACTCTTAGGTGGAGTGGTTGCAGGAATCTGCTGGCAATCAAGCGGGTGGATTTTTGCCTCATTTGTTGCATCTTCAACGCAATATGCAACAATCTATTCAGGTTTTGCCGTAATTATCCTCTTCATGATATGGCTCTACATAAGTTGGCTGATATTTCTTATTGGAGGTGAAATTTCATATTGCCATCAAAACCTTAATTTTTTAATTTTACAAAAAGAAGCCGTTACGATTAGTAATAGATTAAAAGAGAAAATTACGTTCCTTATTATGTACCTAATTGGCTACAACTTTTACAACAATAAGGATAATTTCACACTCGTTTCACTTGCACAGAAATTCGAGATACCTGAGGAGCATATTCAAGAATCTCTAACCTATTTGATGAATAAGAAATTAATTATAGAAACTACAAATGATCCGCCTTCTTATGTGCCCGCAAAGGATCTCGAAACAATTAAACTGTATGAGATCATTGAAGCTGTAAGGGAAAATGAAGAAGATTCCAAAATGATTGAAGAAAAATTCATTAAAATGCCAGCGGTTGACACGGTCACAAAAAAAGTCAATGATGCAATTTATGATGCTTTGGGAGAGGAGAATCTAAGAAATGTAATAATTTCACAAGATGACGAACCAAGGATTTAA
- the corA gene encoding magnesium/cobalt transporter CorA: MARLIKKSSKKVGLHPGVLIHVGEKKLEKPRIRVIDYSDSQFEDKEIQTIDECFHYRDTPGVSWINIDGLHDVELIEKFGKHFNVHPLVLEDILNTEKRPLMEDYGDYIYIVIKMLYYEEKENIIKAEQISIILCKNLVITFQEGGGDVFEPIRERIRNSKGRLRGTGSDYLAYSLVDSIVDNYFIILEKFSDTLESLEEMLMEDITQYDLNELHTLKREMLFLRKSVWPVREIVGNLERSGSPLINQTTIIYLRDLYDHTVQVIDTIETVREMTTGMLEIYLSSMSNRMNEVMKVLTIMASIFIPLTFIAGVYGMNFDNMPELHSKFGYPMVVGLMILVAIIMIIFFKKRNWL; encoded by the coding sequence TTGGCAAGATTAATTAAAAAAAGTTCAAAAAAGGTTGGCCTCCATCCAGGTGTTCTAATTCATGTTGGCGAGAAAAAATTAGAGAAACCGAGGATTCGAGTTATCGATTATAGCGATAGTCAATTTGAGGATAAGGAAATTCAAACCATAGATGAATGCTTCCACTATAGAGATACCCCCGGCGTTTCCTGGATAAACATTGATGGCCTTCATGATGTCGAGTTAATAGAAAAATTTGGAAAACATTTCAATGTTCATCCCCTCGTGCTTGAGGATATTTTAAATACTGAAAAGAGACCTCTGATGGAGGATTATGGTGACTATATATATATCGTTATTAAGATGCTTTATTATGAGGAGAAAGAAAATATCATAAAGGCTGAGCAGATCAGCATTATACTTTGTAAAAATTTAGTTATAACATTCCAGGAAGGGGGGGGTGATGTATTCGAACCCATAAGGGAAAGAATAAGGAATTCAAAAGGACGATTAAGGGGAACAGGTTCAGATTATTTGGCTTATTCATTGGTTGATTCAATAGTGGATAACTATTTCATAATTCTAGAAAAGTTTTCCGATACCCTGGAAAGCCTTGAAGAAATGTTAATGGAGGATATTACACAATATGACCTGAACGAACTGCACACACTGAAAAGAGAGATGCTATTTTTAAGGAAATCTGTCTGGCCTGTAAGGGAAATAGTAGGCAACTTGGAAAGATCGGGATCGCCGCTAATCAATCAGACTACGATTATATATTTAAGGGATCTATATGATCATACAGTTCAGGTAATCGATACGATCGAGACCGTACGGGAGATGACAACAGGGATGCTAGAAATTTATCTGTCCAGTATGAGCAATAGGATGAACGAGGTGATGAAGGTATTAACGATAATGGCTTCTATATTTATTCCTTTGACTTTTATCGCCGGGGTCTACGGAATGAACTTTGATAATATGCCTGAACTTCATTCAAAGTTCGGTTATCCAATGGTCGTGGGTTTAATGATATTAGTAGCTATTATTATGATCATTTTTTTTAAGAAAAGAAATTGGCTATGA
- a CDS encoding phosphatidate cytidylyltransferase — protein MDKPYQRVLTSIIGIPILYLIFYLGGVWFLILFITIIFLGEFELIVMLKKKGYSLQKGLIFLSGVILPVAAYFGYSYFSITSAAIIIITLLFMLMQKPDGDALSQTSLNLLVIIYLGWFLGHAILLRNIGAGADMMVFSQSNQGLRDAGFFFIVFVVTCTFLNDTAAYYIGKWKGRKKLSPNISPGKTVVGTISGLISSIITGLVINFIFGCPLTYSWVFFLGLIVAISAIFGDLFESMIKRSVGVKDSGAILPGHGGILDRFDSLILVFPVSYYLILFCYSLKGVSIF, from the coding sequence ATGGACAAACCATATCAGAGAGTATTAACCTCCATAATCGGGATTCCCATTCTCTATTTAATTTTCTATCTTGGAGGAGTGTGGTTTCTCATCCTTTTTATAACAATAATTTTCTTAGGGGAATTCGAGCTTATCGTTATGTTAAAAAAAAAGGGATACTCGCTCCAAAAGGGACTAATATTCTTATCCGGGGTGATATTACCTGTCGCTGCATATTTTGGTTATTCTTATTTCAGCATTACTTCCGCTGCCATCATCATTATCACCCTTCTTTTTATGCTTATGCAAAAGCCGGATGGTGACGCTCTTTCACAAACGAGTTTGAATCTTTTGGTGATAATATATCTTGGGTGGTTTCTCGGTCACGCCATCTTGTTGCGAAACATCGGCGCCGGCGCAGATATGATGGTTTTCAGCCAATCTAATCAAGGTCTAAGGGACGCAGGGTTCTTCTTTATCGTATTCGTTGTCACCTGCACTTTCTTAAATGATACGGCTGCGTACTACATCGGAAAGTGGAAGGGCAGGAAAAAGCTTTCACCCAATATAAGTCCTGGTAAGACCGTTGTTGGAACCATATCAGGGTTGATATCTTCAATAATCACCGGGTTAGTCATTAATTTTATCTTCGGTTGTCCTCTAACTTATTCATGGGTCTTCTTTCTGGGTTTGATTGTGGCAATAAGCGCTATATTTGGCGACCTATTTGAATCCATGATAAAGAGAAGCGTTGGTGTAAAGGATTCGGGAGCCATCCTTCCCGGTCATGGGGGGATTCTGGACAGGTTTGACAGCCTTATACTTGTTTTTCCTGTATCGTATTATCTTATACTTTTTTGTTATTCACTAAAGGGGGTAAGTATATTTTGA